From the genome of Anopheles funestus chromosome 2RL, idAnoFuneDA-416_04, whole genome shotgun sequence:
TCATTACGCCAACCGGATCGAGGGAGGGCGCTAATCAACGGCACGAGTATGACGACTGTCGTGACAGTGGAAACGGTACTGGACATTCTTCGCTCGGTTCGGACAACATCTACTCCGTGATCGATGAATCGCCCTCGCCCCCGAGCGCCCTTTCGCCACCGGCTATTTCGTCCGGAGGCAGTTCGGAGAGTATGGGTTTGTTGGGCGAAATCGTAAACGAGATCGAGAGTCGCAACGGTGACTCGGTGTACATTGCGTCCACGTTGCGTCGTGGTGAGAGTGGAAGTAGGAAATCTTCATCTACCGCCAGTCACCCGGCAACGACGGTGGTAGCGGCAAATGTGACCGCCACATTAGCCTCACCGGAAGATGATGAGCCGACGTACGTAAACACGTCCGAGATacttgacgatgatgatgatttcgatGCGACGgaagacgacgatgatgacgagcTGGAGGATGACAGTCCGTTGCAGAACCGAAACTCGGGTGTCAGCACAACGTCCAGCGGTTATTTGCGCCCGTCAGCAATTAACAGTACGCCGATCGCTCGAATAACACCATCTACGAATGGCACGGTACCTACGGCGAAAGCACTATCGACAGGTATAAGTAGCTTCAAATCCACTGTACCGGTGGCGGCTGTACCATCGAAGGTTGGCCAAACTAGCAACGCCACAGGCAATGtgttaaatcaaataaaatttcaaggTCCCATCAGCAGTAAGGAACCGTCGAAAAAAGCGACACCAACGAACAGCATCAATAACGCCACAACAAATGGCACTACCGGTACATCCTACAAACCGTACCACAGCGTACTGACGAACAATGCACGCTCCGGTTCGGTGGTGGCTGCCGCAAAAGCCAAAATAGCATCGGAAAAATCAAACGCAACGCCCGCCACCAGCATTACCACCAAAAAACTGCCTTCACAAGCGAACACATCCGTCCGCACGCGTACTCCCTCGCCACGGGGTAGCATTGCCAACGGTTCCCTACCGAATGGGACCGTAACGGGGAAAGTGCCGGTACCACCATCGACCACGGTGGTGAGTGGAAAACCGAAAACGGCCGCCAAACCAACGCCAGCAACGATCGGCAATGGGAAACTATTGACTGCTGCCGCACGTCCCGGTCCAGGGAAAGTGTCCAACGTTGCTTCATTGCAGCAAAAGTTTGAAGGACGAAAGTAAACGATTGGAGCACAGTATGGGGCAATAGtgttatcttcttttttcttggtttaacgacctctaaggtcacgccggccatttctggcttactagacttgttttgccacatagccggatagtcagtccttggcACGTGGGggacacggtccggatgggattgaTACCCGGTATTGCTGTGCGGAACTGGTACcgtttaacacacacacatctccGGACCGCCCCTGTGTAGTGGACCTGGCACTAGTGTTATGTTCCTTTCAAATGGGAAAATAATGGGAGATGTTCAGCGTTGCTACAACTGCCGTAAATTTGTGTTGGAAAaggaatattaatttttaaatagtaTCTTATGATTAGTATCCGACAGAATGAGCTGGATGCCAGGATGTACGAACAGGAAGTgtaatcttcttcttcttcttcctggCTTAACGATCTTTAAAGATCACGCCGGCATATCTGTATTACTGGACATATTTTTActacgtagccggatagtcagtccttgctacggggggatttgatacccggtccagtcgtgtggaaccggtgtCACCCCAGGAAGTGTAATATGgagattatttatatttttgcctTTGGTACGATGGTTGATAGGACCAATTAATTAGTTTTATCCTTTATTTTGAGTaggcaaagaaacaaaaaaaaaaacgctgcaCTTCAGTGCGTGATTAAGAATCGTGCCCAAGATATGCAGTCTTATCAAAATCCCGACGAATtggacgaaataaaaaaaaacaaacaacacaaatcgccagaagaaaaaaaaacaatgctgaTTAGTTCTTATGTACGTAAATGTATCGATGTGTTCAGTAAGTGTGCTACGAAGGAGCCAAAGAAAGGATACTAATCGGTCTAGCGGTGTGTCACCAATTCGTAGAGAAATTTTTGTTGAAACACAGTGCTAGGTTACGATTTGTTAGGCAGAGCGAAAAACGTTGTTTCGTTAGGCGAAAAACGGTATAGAATCAAAAGGAATCCTCTCGAGTATAGTTCAACACATATGTATGTTTGTGGACTGTGGGAAGGTCCCCGACAGTTGTACATATTTCGTATAACACCAATCCGATGCGTAGACGCAGTAAAAGCGGATCGTGTTCTATAGATGTCTTATTTTATTCCCGAATCGAATCACTGAATCTCCGAATCGATCGAGacgacatacacacatacaaattGTTTATCCTACCGGTGGTGAATGAATAGAACATGTGGGAAACCATTTCCCACTCACGCTTAAGCTAAACTCACTTTGTACACATTGACCTTTGACTGCGTGCAGGATGGAAGACTGGCTTCATTCTGCGATAGATATTTAATTTGTTCCCTCCTCGTGCATACTGCGGAAATATGTAGTTCCAATTTCGTACAGTAGTACAGTGACGAGCCCGTTGTATCGAAGAAAAGTTGCAGATGtggtttaataaaacaaagatgTCATTTttatactcaaaaaaaaaatgctaccgcccaaattgtttttaatccgAAGCTTGCTTTTTCTTGAATAAGTACTTTTCTAGCCCAAAGAATGGATACTCAAACGCGATACACCAGACCGTTCCGATGGCGGCACTAATACTGATGAGCCCGAACGATGTGTAGAATATGTTTACCACGGTAAACTCGACCGGGAAGCGAAGGGCCTGCGTTAGTGTGATCGCCTGTATGGCAATGTGTACGAGATACATCGAGTAGGACAATCGAGACAGTGGCTGCCACAGTGGATTGCCCAAAAACCGATCGACAATACCACCCTGCTGATTGATGCACACAAATATAACCCACATGACGGCAAACGCCCAGAACGAACGATGCAATGACTCGTAGAACGCGTCCGCAACCGGGTCGATACGCGTATAATCACCGATGTACAGCTGCTTCAACGAATATCCCGTCACGACGAGGATCGCAATCGTCAGCAGCCAACCGAGTGCTAGCACTGGTTTGGAGAGTTTGACCCGCGTGTCCCGGGTGTGATGCAACAGATACCCGAACAGCACGCCAAACAACCAAACCGACATACGGGCGTGCGTCGGATGGTAGGTTTTACGAGGCATCAGCCCATCGCCCCGTGGTGCCGATCGGTTCAGTCGATACTCGTTCACCATGAACGTCGCAAAGACGCAGCTGATCGAGAGCAGCGCCAGCAGGACGATCGCCGGAACGAACCGTTTGCCGTACCGCCACAGCAGATAGATGAGCAGCGGTGACACGATGTACAGCTGCATGTCCACCGACAGGTACCACGTGTGCACGAAACACATCGACTCGTAATGAACGTAATTCTGCACATACAGTAACGCCGACCACCAGCTCGTGGTGCACGCGTTCAACAGCTCCTCGGCGACTAACTTGTACAGTACACCTTCGCCGACTATGTCCACGAAAGCGATACCGAAGAGAATTAATGCCGCGTATGCTGGTGTGATGCGTATGATACGATGCATCCAAAGTTCCAACACGTTCAACCGACTCGTTCGTTCCAGCTCGCGTAGCATCTTCATGGCTACGAGCATGCCGCTCAGCATGAGAAAGATATCGACCGCTTTTCCGCCTAACCGATGGAACAGCACGCCGAAGTAACTTTCGGCGTACTCCTGCCGTACGGGTATGTTGAACGTCGGTATACCGAGGGCCGAATCGTGCACGTGGTTTACGATAATCCACAGCATCGACAACGCACGAACACCGTTGACACACTCGAGCACACCGTCCTTACCTACCGTGCGCGGTACGATGCGGAACACATGTCCAAGATTTGTGTAGAACGAGAAACGCTTCACGTAGCTGGGAGCTTCCTGCTTCTGGTAGAGGAAGATCAGCTCCACCAGCGTGGCCATGAGCAGCACTGCACCGTatactgaaaacaaaacactgtgGTAGGGTTTGCGATAAGATTAGTCAGCAATGCGACATACGTTGGACGTCAGTAGCGTTACCGCAAGCAACAACTTACATCGCAACGATGGTGACCGCGGGAAAGGATCGTTCCTCATCGCGATAGCAGAACTTTTCCAACAGTGGCCCATTACCCACAAACATTTGGTTGGCGGCGAAGTACGCGTTGGTAAGCTGGGCTACCATTGGCGGATCGCAGGCATCCGGCATACAGACGCCATACTGCAACGGAGCAGGTACTGGAACACCGGTGCGGCTAAGATCAATGTACAGTGTGCAATGCTGACCGCCCAGCTTCGTCAGTGAACTCTGGTGCGAAATGCGTCGacattggtcaaagttaccgAACGCAAACACATTGCCGAACAGTATACCGGCCGGATTTTTTCCCCACGAATCGTACACTGCGTATGAGTggtagaagaaataaaataatgtcttACCTTGGTTCTTTGGTTCTATCTCGACTGATTCGGTATGCACTACTCACTGCTAAGAGCCCACGGTTCACCGGCATCGAATGAGCGCGCAAATACGTCCAGCTGATTGAGACAAGCTTGCTCGTTTGCGGACGTCGCGTTCCATACCTGTGGCACTCGTTTCAGATGTTCCAACAGTCCAATGGGAATTTGATTTAACGCTTGAAGCTGACCGTTGGCACTGCTTAAGATGGCGACACTAATGATGATAAGCGAACAGCATACAGATCGAACCAGTTGCGCCATGACGACGACAACCAGCAACCACCAGCAACGAGTACTGACTGCTGCGGTTTACCTGCGGTGACCAACTTAATAACCAATGCGAAACGGACAACCGATTTGCTGTACCGCGTACTGATATTTCGGCTCGCAATCGGATAAGATATTCggcaatcgatcgatcaacaGCGAGTGGTTTGTTTAAAGGTaatagcagcaaaaaaaaaccaaatcctCAAAAAATCCCAAGACCCACCATACCAGTGCGTGCAACATAAGTCATATCACTTCCGATCTAGGTTAGGCATTGAAGATTTGCTGCCTATCACCTGACGGATTTGTTCCATTATCATGAAAGTTAGGAGCTGCGGCACTACGAACCAGTCGACTATTAGGAGTTCAGACATAATGGCCAAAGCGGACCGTAAGACAGTAACATTTGCCGGCATGCTAAAAAAGATTACTGTCCTCGTAATTGTTGCTTTTTATCGTACGTACCTGTACATTTGTAACTGTCACATGCCGTAGCTTTTACGTTGCATTTTATAACGCGAGTCACGCGCACTTTTTGGAGTCTCTAAATAAGAGCAATCTGAATCGTAAACATGGAATAAGAAATAATGTTAAACCAGCGTGCCAACGTGGTGCTGGCCGCTGGAACAAAATGTACCGCTGTACAAAAAAGCACTTCCATTTGTACTGACAGCATTGTACGATAAATATCGCTCAACAATACCTTATATCCTACATGATCTATTGAACAGGAGTGCAGTACTAGTAGCAGGCATCATACAGACGGTTCACACGGGTTAGTTAGTCTTATCTTGGAAGTACCTTATTGTCCGGTACTCCGTCTACGGTACTATCGCTTATCGTCTCCTTATCATGCTCAGGTGTACCGATAAGGGACGAGCTTACTATGCATCGCGGGAACAATTCTCACCGTGTTGTTTGAATATGAAACAACGCTATCAGGAGAACAGGCTGTAAGGTGTATGTTGCCCCTCTTTAGAaggtgttccttttttgttggataaGACATAGATAAGGTGGGTGTTCCGTGGGGGTAGAGATAAGAGTTGCCTTGCTTATTTTTCTTAGGTCTTCTATTTGCGCACAACTCAACAGTCTATTTGAAGAAGCTATCAATGTGTCGATTAAGCTACCTTAATAGAGAAAACCCTTCCATTGAAATGGCTTTTCGATGAGAGATTTGAGTCGCGAATTAGCTTAGCGAGTTCCTTATCACGGCCAGATTTCTGATAAAAGCGACTACCTACAATGACGGGCTTATTTTACGTGAGATTGTTCACCAACACCATTCACTGATTCGGGGAGATAGGAGAACAGCTAGCTCTCCTAGGGGGAATAAGATCACAAACGATAAAGAATTAAATTGCAAATATTACGACAGGCAGCGACGAATTAAAAGCGAGACACAGGTAATAGT
Proteins encoded in this window:
- the LOC125762274 gene encoding O-acyltransferase like protein-like, which gives rise to MAQLVRSVCCSLIIISVAILSSANGQLQALNQIPIGLLEHLKRVPQVWNATSANEQACLNQLDVFARSFDAGEPWALSMYDSWGKNPAGILFGNVFAFGNFDQCRRISHQSSLTKLGGQHCTLYIDLSRTGVPVPAPLQYGVCMPDACDPPMVAQLTNAYFAANQMFVGNGPLLEKFCYRDEERSFPAVTIVAIVLFSVYGAVLLMATLVELIFLYQKQEAPSYVKRFSFYTNLGHVFRIVPRTVGKDGVLECVNGVRALSMLWIIVNHVHDSALGIPTFNIPVRQEYAESYFGVLFHRLGGKAVDIFLMLSGMLVAMKMLRELERTSRLNVLELWMHRIIRITPAYAALILFGIAFVDIVGEGVLYKLVAEELLNACTTSWWSALLYVQNYVHYESMCFVHTWYLSVDMQLYIVSPLLIYLLWRYGKRFVPAIVLLALLSISCVFATFMVNEYRLNRSAPRGDGLMPRKTYHPTHARMSVWLFGVLFGYLLHHTRDTRVKLSKPVLALGWLLTIAILVVTGYSLKQLYIGDYTRIDPVADAFYESLHRSFWAFAVMWVIFVCINQQGGIVDRFLGNPLWQPLSRLSYSMYLVHIAIQAITLTQALRFPVEFTVVNIFYTSFGLISISAAIGTVWCIAFEYPFFGLEKYLFKKKQASD